A portion of the Mesobacillus jeotgali genome contains these proteins:
- a CDS encoding nucleoside triphosphate pyrophosphohydrolase, which yields MEKIEYNKLVRDYFPDLMKDKGKKVEFEVLEGSEYSEKLMEKFNEEVEKFRSAGTDRLLSEIVDLLEVVYAIAEHRGITESEVEFMRQLKKNRSGGFRKKILLKSIGESQK from the coding sequence ATGGAAAAGATAGAATATAACAAACTCGTAAGGGACTATTTTCCGGATCTGATGAAGGATAAAGGGAAGAAAGTTGAATTTGAAGTTTTAGAAGGCAGTGAATATAGCGAGAAACTCATGGAGAAATTCAATGAGGAAGTTGAAAAGTTCCGCAGTGCAGGAACGGACAGGCTGCTGAGTGAAATAGTTGATTTGCTCGAAGTGGTCTATGCTATTGCCGAGCACAGAGGAATTACCGAATCGGAAGTAGAGTTCATGCGCCAGCTGAAAAAGAACCGCAGCGGAGGCTTCCGGAAAAAAATCCTCCTTAAGTCGATTGGAGAATCTCAAAAATAA
- a CDS encoding DoxX family protein, translated as MFANWLRENNIAAGLLTAIRVWLGYNWMTAGWGKLTGEGFDATGYLKNAAANPVKGPDGNMVYGWYVNFLESFAIPNVDLFNFIVPLGEFLIGLGLILGCLTTAAMFFGLVMNFSFFLAGTVSHNPTDIFFGFIILFAGFNAGKYGLDRWVVPFIRKTVFKKTPEAAHKAV; from the coding sequence ATGTTCGCTAATTGGTTAAGGGAAAACAATATTGCTGCTGGCCTGTTGACTGCAATTCGTGTATGGCTCGGATACAACTGGATGACTGCTGGATGGGGAAAATTGACTGGTGAGGGTTTTGATGCAACTGGTTATCTAAAAAATGCTGCAGCTAATCCGGTAAAAGGACCAGATGGTAACATGGTATATGGATGGTATGTAAACTTCCTTGAAAGCTTTGCGATTCCAAATGTGGATCTGTTCAACTTCATCGTTCCGCTTGGCGAATTCCTTATCGGTCTAGGTTTGATCCTTGGATGTTTGACTACTGCCGCCATGTTCTTCGGTCTCGTGATGAATTTCAGCTTCTTCCTTGCCGGTACTGTATCCCACAACCCAACTGACATCTTCTTCGGATTTATTATCCTGTTTGCAGGTTTCAACGCTGGCAAATATGGTTTAGACCGCTGGGTCGTTCCTTTCATCCGCAAGACTGTGTTCAAAAAGACACCAGAAGCAGCACATAAAGCGGTTTAA
- a CDS encoding DinB family protein, whose protein sequence is MSELLFKQFELTRGNFLKHIEGLASEQASFKPEGFNNNIQWHIGHVLTVAEQFMLGFPKKSNHLPSNYIELFGNGTSPSDWEGDVPSVEELANQLKAQLGRIKEVPASMLDQRLKQPFLGLETFGEIANMALFHESYHLGQIHAMKKLLK, encoded by the coding sequence ATGAGTGAGCTATTATTCAAGCAATTTGAATTAACCAGAGGTAATTTCTTAAAGCATATTGAGGGATTAGCTTCTGAGCAGGCAAGTTTTAAGCCTGAAGGCTTCAATAACAATATCCAATGGCACATTGGGCATGTGCTAACAGTGGCAGAACAGTTCATGCTTGGCTTTCCTAAAAAATCAAACCATCTTCCTTCAAATTACATAGAGCTGTTTGGAAATGGCACAAGCCCATCAGACTGGGAAGGCGATGTTCCATCTGTGGAGGAATTGGCTAACCAATTGAAAGCGCAGCTCGGAAGAATCAAGGAGGTGCCGGCATCAATGCTGGATCAAAGGCTTAAACAGCCTTTTCTTGGGTTGGAGACGTTTGGAGAGATTGCCAATATGGCTTTATTTCATGAATCCTATCACCTTGGTCAAATCCATGCCATGAAAAAGTTATTGAAATAG
- a CDS encoding HIT family protein, whose translation MNQETCPYCNLHSDAEQQIVLENETCYFIQKGSEQRILQGSGLIIPKQHKRDVFELSEQEWKDSGQLLKAAKELLDRQYSPDGYSVGWNTGRAGGQSIFHAHLHIIPRFKDEPFAGRGIRYWIKQESNKRN comes from the coding sequence TTGAATCAGGAGACTTGTCCATATTGCAACTTGCACTCTGATGCTGAGCAGCAAATTGTATTAGAGAATGAAACTTGTTATTTCATCCAAAAGGGATCAGAACAACGAATCCTGCAGGGAAGCGGACTGATCATCCCAAAACAGCATAAACGGGATGTATTTGAGCTGTCAGAACAGGAGTGGAAGGATTCGGGGCAACTGCTGAAGGCGGCTAAGGAGCTGCTTGACAGGCAGTATTCACCAGATGGCTACAGTGTAGGATGGAATACTGGCAGAGCAGGCGGCCAGTCCATTTTCCATGCGCATTTGCATATCATTCCGCGGTTTAAAGATGAGCCTTTTGCCGGCAGGGGAATCAGGTATTGGATCAAACAGGAGAGTAATAAAAGAAATTAA
- a CDS encoding methionine aminopeptidase has translation MGLFNALNQWRSARYESHLANMKDQNKCPDCHGRGYYAFSANEFVYYAAPYECPGCNGSGLYTDWNEGTT, from the coding sequence ATGGGGTTATTCAATGCGCTTAATCAATGGAGAAGTGCCAGATACGAAAGTCACCTGGCGAACATGAAGGATCAAAATAAATGCCCTGATTGCCATGGCAGGGGTTATTATGCTTTTTCCGCGAATGAGTTTGTCTATTACGCAGCACCTTATGAATGTCCTGGCTGTAATGGAAGCGGTTTATATACAGATTGGAACGAAGGTACCACCTAA